One Solanum stenotomum isolate F172 unplaced genomic scaffold, ASM1918654v1 scaffold16821, whole genome shotgun sequence DNA segment encodes these proteins:
- the LOC125850405 gene encoding vacuolar-sorting protein BRO1: MASPSSSANVMLAIFEKKTVALDLYRPLRNYIVFNYSEREAQNLEDDLQTIKQYRSEIERAPADSLPARRDMLQNYYKALCAVESRFPISPDKDHINSVYFTWYDTFKIKQKAVQQNIHLEKAAVLFNLGAVHSQMGLSLDRSAVEGRRQASHSFIAAAGAFTFLRDNVAMKASMGTSTTVDMSVECAGMLERLMLAQAQECVFENTIAKGSTPGVCAKISRQVGIYYEEALAALNVAPLTYHFDKGWLAHVQLKAALFYAEACYRYGMELHEKEEIAEEIARLKSGISALSEAKKTSSKGAAQQLLDAINKLDANLNQNLARAVKENDRVYLMRVPQASSLPPLPAFAMVKPMPMNDVLDASKEKMFASLVPDNSAKALSRYTEMVDDVIRAQAERLQQGSELARVKLKEMDLPDSILALEGNLTLPMALKEEVDAVQICGGPAGLEAELQQLNDLKRVNQELLIQTEELLQKEATEDAQFRSQFGTRWTRPQSSTLTKNLQDRLNRFAGNLKQAAESDTRIERSVRDNAALMSILDRRPIESALPTLARPIMSLDANEDAIAGALKQSLRQLEGLGAQRAGLEDMLKEMKRKDDILPKLMTSTGSHEDLFRKEIAKYDHICEEISKNLEAQEQLLLQIQAQNVDFASTFNLEDYKASRERTYKQIEAAISKYQEIKENINEGLKFYVTLQDAITNVKQQGSDFVMTRNMQCREMMDDVQRQMSGLSFQENKGSNGYNYPSAAQSHQVTRSNPQPPADPANIPNAVRPPAPTYQPPHQPAMPGYTQNPPPYGAPQQQPPPPYNLQAPGPPYPPTQHQQQPPPNHEYGQPAYPGWRGPYYNAPPQQPAPLQQQGSMPRPPYTVPSPYHLPPHQSGYYQQ, from the exons ATGGCGTCACCGTCGTCGTCGGCCAACGTCATGCTGGCGATCTTCGAGAAGAAAACCGTAGCACTCGATCTCTATCGTCCATTACGAAACTACATCGTTTTCAACTACTCCGAACGCGAAGCTCAAAACCTCGAAGATGATCTCCAAACTATCAAACAGTACCGTTCCGAAATCGAACGTGCTCCCGCCGATTCGCTACCTGCTCGCCGTGACATGTTACAAAATTACTATAAAGCCCTCTGCGCTGTTGAATCTCGCTTCCCTATATCACCTGATAAGGATCACATCAATTCTGTGTATTTTACTTGGTACGATACTTTCAAGATCAAGCAGAAAGCTGTGCAGCAGAACATTCATCTAG AGAAAGCTGCTGTTTTGTTCAATCTAGGGGCAGTGCACAGTCAGATGGGATTGAGTTTGGATCGATCCGCAGTGGAGGGGCGAAGGCAGGCATCACATTCCTTCATTGCTGCAGCTGGGGCATTCACCTTCCTGAGAGACAATGTGGCAATGAAGGCATCAATGGGTACCTCCACCACAGTTGACATGTCAGTGGAATGTGCTGGGATGTTGGAAAGACTCATGCTAGCGCAGGCTCAGGAGTGTGTTTTTGAGAATACTATTGCCAAGGGAAGCACACCTGGAGTCTGTGCAAAGATTTCAAGACAG GTAGGGATTTATTATGAGGAAGCCTTGGCAGCATTAAATGTTGCACCTTTAACCTACCACTTTGACAAGGGTTGGCTGGCTCATGTTCAGCTAAAGGCTGCCTTGTTTTATGCTGAGGCCTGCTATAGGTATGGTATGGAGCTCcatgagaaagaagaaattgcAGAGGAAATTGCGAGGTTGAAGAGTGGGATTAGTGCATTGTCGGAGGCCAAAAAAACTTCTTCAAAAGGAGCAGCACAGCAGCTCTTGGATGCAATTAATAAGCTAGACGCTAATTTAAATCAAAACTTGGCGAGAGCTGTGAAGGAGAATGATAGAGTATACCTCATGAGAGTTCCCCAAGCCAGTTCTTTGCCTCCTCTTCCAGCATTTGCGATGGTCAAACCTATGCCAATGAATGATGTTCTGGACGCAAGCAAGGAGAAGATGTTTGCCAGTCTTGTTCCTGATAACAGTGCTAAAGCTCTGTCCAGGTACACTGAAATGGTTGATGACGTCATTCGGGCTCAAGCTGAGAGATTGCAACAGGGAAGTGAGCTAGCTCGAGTAAAGCTAAAGGAAATGGACTTGCCTGATTCTATTCTTGCATTGGAGGGAAACTTAACTCTACCCATGGCCTTAAAAGAAGAAGTAGATGCAGTTCAAATTTGTGGTGGTCCAGCTGGTTTAGAAGCTGAGCTACAGCAGCTCAATGATCTGAAGAGGGTGAACCAGGAATTACTGATTCAAACTGAGGAGCTTTTGCAAAAAGAAGCAACCGAAGATGCTCAATTTAGAAGTCAATTTGGAACACGATGGACAAGACCTCAATCTAGTACTCTTACAAAGAACCTACAGGATAGGTTAAACAGGTTTGCAGGTAACTTGAAGCAAGCTGCAGAGAGTGATACCAGGATTGAACGATCAGTGAGGGATAATGCAGCACTAATGTCGATCCTTGACCGCCGTCCA ATTGAATCTGCTCTTCCAACCTTGGCAAGACCAATCATGTCATTGGATGCCAATGAAGATGCCATTGCGGGAGCTCTGAAACAGAGCTTG AGACAATTAGAAGGTCTTGGCGCTCAGCGTGCAGGGCTTGAAGATATGCTGAAAGAAATGAAGAGGAAG GATGATATACTTCCTAAGCTGATGACATCCACTGGCTCCCACGAGGATCTTTTCAGAAAGGAGATCGCGAAATATGATCATATTTGTGAAGAAATTTCCAAGAACCTTGAGGCACAAGAACAATTGTTGCTGCAGATTCAG GCTCAAAATGTGGACTTTGCTTCTACTTTCAATCTTGAGGATTATAAAG CATCCCGTGAGCGAACCTATAAGCAAATCGAAGCTGCCAtttcaaaatatcaagaaataaaGGAGAATATCAACGAGGGATTGAAGTTCTATGTTACACTTCAG GATGCGATCACAAATGTAAAGCAACAGGGCAGTGATTTTGTGATGACAAGAAACATGCAGTGCCGGGAAATGATGGATGACGTGCAGAGACAAATGTCAGGTCTTAGTTTTCAGGAGAATAAAGGTTCAAATGGCTATAATTATCCTTCTGCTGCTCAGTCTCATCAGGTTACAAGATCCAATCCCCAACCGCCAGCAGACCCCGCGAATATTCCCAATGCTGTTCGACCTCCGGCTCCTACTTACCAACCCCCTCATCAGCCTGCAATGCCTGGTTATACTCAAAATCCACCACCTTATGGTGCTCCACAGCAGCAGCCTCCACCGCCTTACAACTTGCAAGCTCCAGGTCCACCATATCCACCAACTCAACATCAACAACAGCCTCCACCAAACCATGAGTATGGCCAACCTGCATATCCGGGGTGGCGGGGTCCCTACTATAATGCACCTCCTCAGCAACCTGCACCTCTGCAGCAACAAGGTTCTATGCCTCGACCTCCTTATACCGTCCCTTCTCCATATCATCTTCCTCCCCACCAGAGTGGCTATTACCAGCAATGA